A genomic segment from Drosophila miranda strain MSH22 chromosome 3, D.miranda_PacBio2.1, whole genome shotgun sequence encodes:
- the LOC108159167 gene encoding glutaminase kidney isoform, mitochondrial isoform X7, translating to MVKSKEVAEVLQELKRQSEDGEASKEREETYRRGKEQETTETAAIIEEIIEGISLQNRRGTIVRTISAIISHREQEQRNAEDVLFDMFASEETGLISMGKFLNGLKTTGIRRNDPRVRELMDNLKKVHKLNNYETGSSAETQHLNRETFKAVVAPNIVLIAKAFRQQFIIPDFSSFIKDIEEIYCRCKTNTLGKIADYIPQLTRYCPESWGVSICTVDGQRFSIGDVEEPFTLQSCSKPLTYAIALEKLGPKVVHSYVGQEPSGRNFNELVLDQNKKPHNPMINAGAILTCSLMNALVKPDMTSAEIFDYTMSWFKRLSGGEYIGFNNAVFLSEREAADRNYALGFYMRENKCFPKRTNLKEVMDYYFQCCAMETNCEAMSVIAASMANGGICPTTEEKVFRPEVIRDVLSIMHSCGTYDYSGQFAFKVGLPAKSGVSGGMMLVIPNVMGIFAWSPPLDDLGNTVRGVQFCEELVNMFNFHRYDNLKHLSNKKDPRKHRYETKGLSIVNLLFSAASGDVTALRRHRLSGMDITLADYDGRTALHLASSEGHLECVKFLLEQCHVPHNPKDRWGNLPVDEAENFGHSDVVEYLKSWAEKTVAAPECTPEAVTTKTEADEELCSTSDLDRSPNTSPIPTESGSGLSSPAPSETGSTVSIASDDKTKPGL from the exons ATGGTGAAGAGCAAGGAAGTGGCTGAAGTGCTCCAGGAGCTGAAGCGCCAGAGCGAGGACGGGGAGGCCAGCAAGGAGCGCGAGGAGACGTACAGGCGTGGCAAAGAGCAGGAAACCACAGAGACGGCGGCCATCATCGAAGAGATTATCGAGGGCATCTCCCTGCAGAATCGTCGCGGCACAATTGTCCGTACAATTTCCGCCATAATAAG CCAtcgggagcaggagcagcgcAATGCCGAGGATGTGCTGTTCGATATGTTTGCCAGCGAGGAGACCGGCCTGATCTCGATGGGCAAGTTCCTGAACGGACTGAAGACCACCGGCATCAGGCGGAATGATCCACGGGTGCGCGAGCTGATGGACAACCTCAAGAAGGTACACAAGCTGAACAACTACGAGACGGGATCCTCGGCCGAGACGCAGCACCTTAACCGGGAGACCTTTAAGGC CGTGGTGGCTCCCAATATCGTACTGATTGCGAAGGCATTCCGACAGCAGTTCATCATCCCCGACTTCTCGAGCTTCATCAAGGACATCGAGGAGATCTACTGTCGCTGCAAGACCAACACCCTGGGCAAAATCGCTGACTACATTCCGCAGCTGACTCGCTACTGTCCCGAATCGTGGGGCGTGAGCATCTGCACCGTCGACGGACAGCGCTTCTCCATCGGCGATGTGGAGGAACCGTTCACATTGCAAAGTTGCAGTAAACCGCTTACCTATGCCATCGCCCTGGAGAAGCTCGGTCCGAAGGTGGTGCACTCTTACGTGGGACAGGAGCCCAGCGGCAGGAACTTTAATGAGCTGGTCTTGGACCAGAACA AGAAGCCACACAATCCCATGATCAATGCCGGTGCCATCCTTACCTGCTCCCTAATGAACGCACTGGTCAAGCCTGACATGACCTCGGCCGAGATCTTCGACTACACCATGTCCTGGTTCAAGCGCTTGTCCGGCGGAGAGTACATCGGCTTCAACAATGCCGTGTTCCTCTCGGAGCGAGAGGCTGCTGACCGCAACTATGCCCTCGGCTTCTATATGCGGGAGAACAAGTGCTTCCCCAAGCGGACCAACCTGAAGGAGGTGATGGACTACTATTTCCAGTGCTGCGCCATGGAGACCAACTGCGAGGCGATGTCCGTGATTGCAGCCAGCATGGCCAACGGCGGCATCTGCCCCACCACCGAGGAGAAGGTTTTCCGGCCAGAGGTCATCCGCGATGTGCTTTCGATCATGCACTCCTGCGGCACGTACGACTACTCGGGCCAGTTTGCCTTCAAGGTGGGCCTGCCGGCCAAGTCTGGCGTCAGCGGTGGCATGATGCTGGTCATACCCAACGTAATGGGCATCTTCGCCTGGTCGCCGCCACTCGACGACTTGGGAAACACAGTGCGGGGCGTGCAGTTCTGCGAGGAGCTGGTCAACATGTTCAACTTCCATCGCTACGACAACCTGAAGCATCTGTCCAACAAGAAGGATCCGCGCAAGCACCGCTACGAGACCAAGGGCCTGTCCATTGTCAACCTACTCTTTTCGGCGGCCAGCGGCGATGTAACGGCTCTGCGCCGGCACCGACTGTCCGGCATGGACATCACCCTGGCAGACTACGACGGACGCACCGCCCTGCACTTAGCCTCCTCGGAGGGCCACCTGGAGTGCGTCAAGTTCCTGCTGGAGCAGTGCCACGTGCCGCACAACCCCAAGGATCGGTGGGGCAACCTGCCCGTCGATGAGGCCGAGAACTTTGGCCACTCGGACGTGGTCGAGTACCTCAAGTCCTGGGCCGAGAAGACTGTTGCAGCCCCAGAGTGCACACCGGAGGCGGTGACCACCAAAACCGAGGCGGATGAG GAACTGTGCAGCACCAGCGATCTCGATCGCAGTCCCAACACCAGCCCAATTCCCACAGAGTCTGGATCGGGCCTCTCCAGCCCGGCGCCCTCGGAGACGGGCAGTACAGTGAGCATCGCCAGCGATGACAAGACCAAGCCGGGTCTCTAG
- the LOC108159167 gene encoding glutaminase kidney isoform, mitochondrial isoform X4 — protein sequence MSMGDRSWSLLQYATEQAPIPMDGYTAEEAAQFKDVIRQRIVDDLKSMTGEELIELVKENAAKVVEEKAETQAASPTPVDGAKRIQDDADLIDAGIIAEMVAGLCTKSQKETFVKVITKYISHREQEQRNAEDVLFDMFASEETGLISMGKFLNGLKTTGIRRNDPRVRELMDNLKKVHKLNNYETGSSAETQHLNRETFKAVVAPNIVLIAKAFRQQFIIPDFSSFIKDIEEIYCRCKTNTLGKIADYIPQLTRYCPESWGVSICTVDGQRFSIGDVEEPFTLQSCSKPLTYAIALEKLGPKVVHSYVGQEPSGRNFNELVLDQNKKPHNPMINAGAILTCSLMNALVKPDMTSAEIFDYTMSWFKRLSGGEYIGFNNAVFLSEREAADRNYALGFYMRENKCFPKRTNLKEVMDYYFQCCAMETNCEAMSVIAASMANGGICPTTEEKVFRPEVIRDVLSIMHSCGTYDYSGQFAFKVGLPAKSGVSGGMMLVIPNVMGIFAWSPPLDDLGNTVRGVQFCEELVNMFNFHRYDNLKHLSNKKDPRKHRYETKGLSIVNLLFSAASGDVTALRRHRLSGMDITLADYDGRTALHLASSEGHLECVKFLLEQCHVPHNPKDRWGNLPVDEAENFGHSDVVEYLKSWAEKTVAAPECTPEAVTTKTEADEELCSTSDLDRSPNTSPIPTESGSGLSSPAPSETGSTVSIASDDKTKPGL from the exons atgAGCATGGGCGATCGCAGTTGGAGCCTGTTGCAGTATGCAACGGAGCAGGCGCCAATCCCGATGGACGGCTACACCGCCGAGGAGGCGGCCCAGTTCAAGGACGTCATCCGTCAGAGAATAGTGGATGATCTTAAGTCGATGACTGGCGAGGAGCTGATCGAACTGGTCAAGGAGAACGCCGCCAAAGTGGTGGAGGAAAAGGCAGAGACACAGGCGGCTTCCCCGACTCCCGTTGATGGGGCGAAACGCATCCAGGACGATGCGGATCTGATCGATGCGGGCATCATAGCCGAAATGGTGGCCGGACTGTGCACCAAGAGCCAAAAGGAGACCTTTGTCAAGGTGATAACGAAGTATATCAG CCAtcgggagcaggagcagcgcAATGCCGAGGATGTGCTGTTCGATATGTTTGCCAGCGAGGAGACCGGCCTGATCTCGATGGGCAAGTTCCTGAACGGACTGAAGACCACCGGCATCAGGCGGAATGATCCACGGGTGCGCGAGCTGATGGACAACCTCAAGAAGGTACACAAGCTGAACAACTACGAGACGGGATCCTCGGCCGAGACGCAGCACCTTAACCGGGAGACCTTTAAGGC CGTGGTGGCTCCCAATATCGTACTGATTGCGAAGGCATTCCGACAGCAGTTCATCATCCCCGACTTCTCGAGCTTCATCAAGGACATCGAGGAGATCTACTGTCGCTGCAAGACCAACACCCTGGGCAAAATCGCTGACTACATTCCGCAGCTGACTCGCTACTGTCCCGAATCGTGGGGCGTGAGCATCTGCACCGTCGACGGACAGCGCTTCTCCATCGGCGATGTGGAGGAACCGTTCACATTGCAAAGTTGCAGTAAACCGCTTACCTATGCCATCGCCCTGGAGAAGCTCGGTCCGAAGGTGGTGCACTCTTACGTGGGACAGGAGCCCAGCGGCAGGAACTTTAATGAGCTGGTCTTGGACCAGAACA AGAAGCCACACAATCCCATGATCAATGCCGGTGCCATCCTTACCTGCTCCCTAATGAACGCACTGGTCAAGCCTGACATGACCTCGGCCGAGATCTTCGACTACACCATGTCCTGGTTCAAGCGCTTGTCCGGCGGAGAGTACATCGGCTTCAACAATGCCGTGTTCCTCTCGGAGCGAGAGGCTGCTGACCGCAACTATGCCCTCGGCTTCTATATGCGGGAGAACAAGTGCTTCCCCAAGCGGACCAACCTGAAGGAGGTGATGGACTACTATTTCCAGTGCTGCGCCATGGAGACCAACTGCGAGGCGATGTCCGTGATTGCAGCCAGCATGGCCAACGGCGGCATCTGCCCCACCACCGAGGAGAAGGTTTTCCGGCCAGAGGTCATCCGCGATGTGCTTTCGATCATGCACTCCTGCGGCACGTACGACTACTCGGGCCAGTTTGCCTTCAAGGTGGGCCTGCCGGCCAAGTCTGGCGTCAGCGGTGGCATGATGCTGGTCATACCCAACGTAATGGGCATCTTCGCCTGGTCGCCGCCACTCGACGACTTGGGAAACACAGTGCGGGGCGTGCAGTTCTGCGAGGAGCTGGTCAACATGTTCAACTTCCATCGCTACGACAACCTGAAGCATCTGTCCAACAAGAAGGATCCGCGCAAGCACCGCTACGAGACCAAGGGCCTGTCCATTGTCAACCTACTCTTTTCGGCGGCCAGCGGCGATGTAACGGCTCTGCGCCGGCACCGACTGTCCGGCATGGACATCACCCTGGCAGACTACGACGGACGCACCGCCCTGCACTTAGCCTCCTCGGAGGGCCACCTGGAGTGCGTCAAGTTCCTGCTGGAGCAGTGCCACGTGCCGCACAACCCCAAGGATCGGTGGGGCAACCTGCCCGTCGATGAGGCCGAGAACTTTGGCCACTCGGACGTGGTCGAGTACCTCAAGTCCTGGGCCGAGAAGACTGTTGCAGCCCCAGAGTGCACACCGGAGGCGGTGACCACCAAAACCGAGGCGGATGAG GAACTGTGCAGCACCAGCGATCTCGATCGCAGTCCCAACACCAGCCCAATTCCCACAGAGTCTGGATCGGGCCTCTCCAGCCCGGCGCCCTCGGAGACGGGCAGTACAGTGAGCATCGCCAGCGATGACAAGACCAAGCCGGGTCTCTAG
- the LOC108159167 gene encoding glutaminase kidney isoform, mitochondrial isoform X2, with translation MSMGDRSWSLLQYATEQAPIPMDGYTAEEAAQFKDVIRQRIVDDLKSMTGEELIELVKENAAKVVEEKAETQAASPTPVDGAKRIQDDADLIDAGIIAEMVAGLCTKSQKETFVKVITKYISNQRRHYSMRPHREQEQRNAEDVLFDMFASEETGLISMGKFLNGLKTTGIRRNDPRVRELMDNLKKVHKLNNYETGSSAETQHLNRETFKAVVAPNIVLIAKAFRQQFIIPDFSSFIKDIEEIYCRCKTNTLGKIADYIPQLTRYCPESWGVSICTVDGQRFSIGDVEEPFTLQSCSKPLTYAIALEKLGPKVVHSYVGQEPSGRNFNELVLDQNKKPHNPMINAGAILTCSLMNALVKPDMTSAEIFDYTMSWFKRLSGGEYIGFNNAVFLSEREAADRNYALGFYMRENKCFPKRTNLKEVMDYYFQCCAMETNCEAMSVIAASMANGGICPTTEEKVFRPEVIRDVLSIMHSCGTYDYSGQFAFKVGLPAKSGVSGGMMLVIPNVMGIFAWSPPLDDLGNTVRGVQFCEELVNMFNFHRYDNLKHLSNKKDPRKHRYETKGLSIVNLLFSAASGDVTALRRHRLSGMDITLADYDGRTALHLASSEGHLECVKFLLEQCHVPHNPKDRWGNLPVDEAENFGHSDVVEYLKSWAEKTVAAPECTPEAVTTKTEADEELCSTSDLDRSPNTSPIPTESGSGLSSPAPSETGSTVSIASDDKTKPGL, from the exons atgAGCATGGGCGATCGCAGTTGGAGCCTGTTGCAGTATGCAACGGAGCAGGCGCCAATCCCGATGGACGGCTACACCGCCGAGGAGGCGGCCCAGTTCAAGGACGTCATCCGTCAGAGAATAGTGGATGATCTTAAGTCGATGACTGGCGAGGAGCTGATCGAACTGGTCAAGGAGAACGCCGCCAAAGTGGTGGAGGAAAAGGCAGAGACACAGGCGGCTTCCCCGACTCCCGTTGATGGGGCGAAACGCATCCAGGACGATGCGGATCTGATCGATGCGGGCATCATAGCCGAAATGGTGGCCGGACTGTGCACCAAGAGCCAAAAGGAGACCTTTGTCAAGGTGATAACGAAGTATATCAG CAATCAGCGACGCCACTATTCGATGCGGCC CCAtcgggagcaggagcagcgcAATGCCGAGGATGTGCTGTTCGATATGTTTGCCAGCGAGGAGACCGGCCTGATCTCGATGGGCAAGTTCCTGAACGGACTGAAGACCACCGGCATCAGGCGGAATGATCCACGGGTGCGCGAGCTGATGGACAACCTCAAGAAGGTACACAAGCTGAACAACTACGAGACGGGATCCTCGGCCGAGACGCAGCACCTTAACCGGGAGACCTTTAAGGC CGTGGTGGCTCCCAATATCGTACTGATTGCGAAGGCATTCCGACAGCAGTTCATCATCCCCGACTTCTCGAGCTTCATCAAGGACATCGAGGAGATCTACTGTCGCTGCAAGACCAACACCCTGGGCAAAATCGCTGACTACATTCCGCAGCTGACTCGCTACTGTCCCGAATCGTGGGGCGTGAGCATCTGCACCGTCGACGGACAGCGCTTCTCCATCGGCGATGTGGAGGAACCGTTCACATTGCAAAGTTGCAGTAAACCGCTTACCTATGCCATCGCCCTGGAGAAGCTCGGTCCGAAGGTGGTGCACTCTTACGTGGGACAGGAGCCCAGCGGCAGGAACTTTAATGAGCTGGTCTTGGACCAGAACA AGAAGCCACACAATCCCATGATCAATGCCGGTGCCATCCTTACCTGCTCCCTAATGAACGCACTGGTCAAGCCTGACATGACCTCGGCCGAGATCTTCGACTACACCATGTCCTGGTTCAAGCGCTTGTCCGGCGGAGAGTACATCGGCTTCAACAATGCCGTGTTCCTCTCGGAGCGAGAGGCTGCTGACCGCAACTATGCCCTCGGCTTCTATATGCGGGAGAACAAGTGCTTCCCCAAGCGGACCAACCTGAAGGAGGTGATGGACTACTATTTCCAGTGCTGCGCCATGGAGACCAACTGCGAGGCGATGTCCGTGATTGCAGCCAGCATGGCCAACGGCGGCATCTGCCCCACCACCGAGGAGAAGGTTTTCCGGCCAGAGGTCATCCGCGATGTGCTTTCGATCATGCACTCCTGCGGCACGTACGACTACTCGGGCCAGTTTGCCTTCAAGGTGGGCCTGCCGGCCAAGTCTGGCGTCAGCGGTGGCATGATGCTGGTCATACCCAACGTAATGGGCATCTTCGCCTGGTCGCCGCCACTCGACGACTTGGGAAACACAGTGCGGGGCGTGCAGTTCTGCGAGGAGCTGGTCAACATGTTCAACTTCCATCGCTACGACAACCTGAAGCATCTGTCCAACAAGAAGGATCCGCGCAAGCACCGCTACGAGACCAAGGGCCTGTCCATTGTCAACCTACTCTTTTCGGCGGCCAGCGGCGATGTAACGGCTCTGCGCCGGCACCGACTGTCCGGCATGGACATCACCCTGGCAGACTACGACGGACGCACCGCCCTGCACTTAGCCTCCTCGGAGGGCCACCTGGAGTGCGTCAAGTTCCTGCTGGAGCAGTGCCACGTGCCGCACAACCCCAAGGATCGGTGGGGCAACCTGCCCGTCGATGAGGCCGAGAACTTTGGCCACTCGGACGTGGTCGAGTACCTCAAGTCCTGGGCCGAGAAGACTGTTGCAGCCCCAGAGTGCACACCGGAGGCGGTGACCACCAAAACCGAGGCGGATGAG GAACTGTGCAGCACCAGCGATCTCGATCGCAGTCCCAACACCAGCCCAATTCCCACAGAGTCTGGATCGGGCCTCTCCAGCCCGGCGCCCTCGGAGACGGGCAGTACAGTGAGCATCGCCAGCGATGACAAGACCAAGCCGGGTCTCTAG